From Argonema galeatum A003/A1, one genomic window encodes:
- a CDS encoding alpha-ketoglutarate-dependent dioxygenase AlkB family protein produces the protein MKRQHSNSNAIQLDLFARFETGIKAAERLEMPDAEVTLYHDFFDRNESREIFTTLPNEIKWRQDKMKFYGKEVDLPRKTAWYGDSDKSYTFSGISFNPEPWTATLLDLKVRIEDVAKVNFNSVLLNLYRDGNDGISWHTDAEPELGKNPVIGSVSFGETRIFMFRRIDNKDLKTELELRDGSFLLMAGATQHYWQHQIPKTSKKVEPRINLTFRVIIK, from the coding sequence ATGAAGAGGCAGCATTCTAATAGCAATGCAATCCAATTAGACTTGTTCGCTCGATTTGAAACAGGAATAAAAGCAGCAGAAAGACTTGAAATGCCTGATGCAGAAGTAACTTTATACCATGATTTCTTCGATCGTAATGAAAGCAGAGAAATATTTACTACTCTGCCGAACGAAATCAAGTGGCGGCAGGATAAGATGAAGTTCTACGGGAAAGAAGTAGACTTACCAAGAAAAACTGCATGGTACGGAGATAGTGACAAATCGTATACCTTTTCTGGTATCTCATTTAACCCTGAACCTTGGACTGCAACGCTTCTCGATCTAAAAGTGAGAATCGAGGACGTTGCCAAGGTCAACTTCAACAGTGTTTTGTTAAATCTTTACCGTGATGGCAATGATGGAATCAGTTGGCACACTGACGCAGAACCAGAACTAGGTAAAAATCCAGTTATAGGTTCTGTTAGTTTTGGTGAAACAAGAATATTTATGTTTAGGCGCATAGACAACAAGGATTTGAAGACAGAACTCGAACTCAGAGATGGAAGTTTTCTGCTAATGGCCGGTGCAACGCAGCACTATTGGCAGCATCAAATACCAAAGACATCGAAGAAAGTCGAACCCAGAATAAACCTGACTTTTAGAGTGATAATAAAGTAA
- the panB gene encoding 3-methyl-2-oxobutanoate hydroxymethyltransferase produces the protein MAVTTQQLIQWKQQGRPIVALTAWDYAIAQVLDAAGVDVILVGDSLAMVALGYETTLPVTLDEMIHHAKAVRRAVKQALVVCDLPFLSYQESLQQAMHSAGRVLKESGAQAVKLEGGYPVMAQTVSHLVQAGIPVLGHVGLTPQSVHKLGYRQQGKSPEAGERILQEAIALEEAGAFAVVLEHIPSELALQITQKLTIPTIGIGAGLHCDGQVLVTADMLGLSHKQPPFAKSYVDLREAIAQAVQSYGNEVRERKFPDS, from the coding sequence ATGGCAGTCACAACCCAGCAATTAATTCAATGGAAGCAGCAAGGACGTCCGATTGTGGCGCTAACAGCTTGGGACTATGCTATTGCTCAGGTGTTGGATGCTGCTGGTGTGGATGTTATCCTGGTGGGAGATTCTCTGGCAATGGTGGCCTTGGGCTATGAAACCACTCTGCCGGTGACTCTGGATGAGATGATACACCATGCTAAGGCGGTGCGTCGAGCTGTGAAGCAGGCGTTAGTGGTTTGCGATTTGCCGTTTTTGAGTTATCAGGAAAGTCTTCAGCAAGCAATGCACTCCGCAGGGAGGGTGCTTAAGGAGTCGGGCGCTCAAGCGGTAAAATTGGAGGGAGGATATCCGGTAATGGCACAAACCGTTTCCCATCTCGTACAAGCGGGAATTCCAGTGCTGGGCCATGTGGGTTTGACGCCCCAGTCAGTGCATAAGTTGGGTTATCGTCAGCAGGGGAAGTCGCCGGAAGCGGGAGAGAGGATCTTACAAGAAGCGATCGCACTTGAAGAAGCTGGTGCCTTTGCTGTAGTCTTAGAGCATATTCCATCTGAATTGGCGTTGCAAATTACCCAAAAGCTAACAATTCCGACAATTGGAATTGGTGCGGGGCTACACTGCGATGGACAGGTCTTGGTTACTGCCGATATGTTGGGGCTTTCCCATAAACAGCCACCTTTTGCTAAATCTTATGTTGATTTGCGAGAAGCGATCGCACAAGCCGTGCAAAGTTATGGTAATGAGGTAAGAGAGCGAAAATTTCCCGATTCCTAA